The Vidua macroura isolate BioBank_ID:100142 chromosome 2, ASM2450914v1, whole genome shotgun sequence DNA window TGCTAAGACAAGCCCTCACCTGTGCTGTCACCGTCCCTGCCACTGGAATTATTCTTGCTCTGGATTGGAGCACAACAGTGTCCTCTAAAGCTAGGACATCTGAAAGGTAGTTGTTGAACAGATCACTCTAGCACCAGCAGAAACTCTCCTTCCATAGCCTACATTATCCTCACTTGCTCTTTTTTGGCATTTCAGGTGCAACCCTGCCCCCTTATGCTTGCACAGCACACCGTGGCTCACTGCAGCTCCCTTTGCAATTGTGTTGTCTCTTTGCCTAGGTTATTGCAGGCTGTTTTGCAAGCAGGGACTATATGTGAATATTAGGCACACAAATATGCCATGGTTTCTTCATCAGGGGAGGGCATGCATGCAGCCTGTGTTGATAAAATAAGGAATGGTGAGGATAGGGATCTTCTGTTACAGCAGTGAGTGGAAACAGAGAATCAAAGGACAAGGatgttttcttacttttcttaGTAAAGCATAAGGTACCCAAGTCTGGAAGCAGTTACAGTGAATGGAGTGACTGGGATAGCACATCTGTGCCTAAAACTCCTTTGACATTTAAGTGTACAGACATTTAAGTGTAGTTGATActgaatctgcattttttttggagagaaaaaaaatctgaaaattatgcATTAACGGAAATTTCTGTGGAACCAAGTGTAAAAAACTGTGTCCTAGCTTTATATTGTGACAAAGTTCCTAAGAAGGTTGAAATGAAATCTGCTTGACATTTTTGGGTGTGATACGGATTTATAAAATTTGTGATTTATAAAATGTGTGATTTAtacctggtttttttttttttataaaatatattcaaatcAGTATATCAGCTGAATTTTGCAATAGAAGGGTGTTTTCTTATTGTTCTGGACTCTACTTCCTGGGTCACAGCTTCGCTAGTTAAGGACCAATATCCCCACTGACTAGCAAAGTTAAAGGGTGCTTACTGTTCAGCAAAGCTCCTTGCTGTAGTCTGCCCAGAATTCTCCTGAGACAGGAGTGGACATGCCCGCGTGGAGTGTGGAGATGAGGGCTCTCAGGTACGCTCGTGCGTGCAACCACGTCATCAGCATTGGGCAGGAGgatgtgctgcagcactggcagagacAATAGAGGCCTTAAGTCCATTCAGTTCCAGATTTAGCCACACTTTGTCCTGCATTCCTTGCATTCCTTCGTCCTGCATTCCTTGTAGATTAAGGGAATGGGTATGATATTTTTGAGAGGTTTTTCCCCCTCTACCTGGAGGTAAACCTGAGTCTAAGCACTGCCAATTTTTGGTTTCACACATGAGTGtgatgaaaaatgaaagcaagctCTGATAACAAGGACTGCTTGCCTTGGAGCTTGGTATTTTATCTGGTATGTTTTGGCCTGAATAAACAATGTGCAGGAGCTGAAGCACTGCCCCATGAGAAGTGTGGTGGCTTCAGGAAGGGCAAAGACAGTGTACAGCCCTCCACTGCACTGGCCACTTGGCCTCAGTTGTGGAGtacagtgctgctctgcctgtgtcAAATAAAAGAGATGGTTATTGGGAGCTTTTGTTTGTTCTGAGATTAATTACATCACCGCTatgccacacacacacatgctggATGGAATCTCCTGAGAGGCTTACCAGTTGATGGGATGTTCCACACAGCCTTTGGAAAGAAGAGTGGGAGACTCAACTATGAAAGAAGACAACAAGGCAGAAGCAGTTGAAATACTTTCATATACTTGTTCCACTgaggaaaatggattttaatagaattttcatttctcattaaGCAGCCATTCCACACTACACTAAATTTTCTGCTCAAACAAAACTTCCAAATCAGATGTTGCAAGAAGTCAAACAAGAAGTCATTACACAAAATGCAGAAGTTGAGGATTCCTGACACCTGCTggtttctcctcttccctggcTAACCTTGCCCTGGATCTCCTTTCCAGCTGGGCACCTGTCACGTTGACAGTGACACCTTAGTGGCTGTTTTTGACTGTAGAAGTCAATTACCAAGATTTAAAGCTGTTATGGGCAGCCAAATGGCTGTGTGAACCTTCATGTCTTCTCTGCCTAATCACCCACTGTCATTAAACTTTAGGAGCTCAAATCTGTTTGAGGTTTCTGCCTGGGTTGAATTTGGCTGAAAGTGGCAACAAAAGTTATTCAGAGTGGCAATAACAGGAATAAATTTGGGACTGGACACCAAGAAATCAAATACAATCCATCCCTATGGTCAGCAAAGAGTAGGCTTTTAAGTTTTGGGTCGTTTTTTTCAGCAACCTgtattttttcacagaaaattttcaaaagagaaattaatatttttaacaaaccagcacaggaaggagacTGATTTCCTTGGTGACCGTATCCTTTGGCTGAGATTCAGATTGATTGTCTCATAGGAGGCTAGACCAGGAGGGCCCCATTTCTCTAAGATCTCAGAGGCACAGCAGTGAGACTCCTTAACCCTCTCCACATCCTGAGAGATATAAGGAACAGATAGATCCCTACTCCTTGCATATCTTACTGGCACAGTGAATGAATACACTGTTTGGGCCAAATCCTTCTGTAGGctactgctgcagctgaaatggTAAAAATAGCTGTGAGGGGCATTAGGGTGGTGCAAGAGGATGAAGGACTGTGGGATACAACTGTGTATGGCAAGGAGTCTTCTGAAGATAAGCTTGTTGATGTTCTGGTCCAAGTATTTCTCTGTTCTTCGGAGATAATTGAAAGCTCTGCCCTCACTGCCTCACTGTGTACACTTTCCATTTGAATATGAATGGCTGCAAAAAAACTTAGGAACCCTCAGGATGTCTTGTGTTTTCCGTGTTTAATCAGCCCAAGATTTGGTAGGCTCTGGTCCTCTTGCCTTGCTGGAGATTGTGGCACTGTTGTATTGAATGAAGGGCTAAATGGGCGAAAGCAGTGCTCTGTGTATCTGGGGGAATGAcagggctcacccccagattggggtgaccctgggaggtggtaaagtctctcctccaacctccaagactcagtagtcttcagtcgtccggtctcaaggtgGTTTActgcatgttatctcaaggcacacacactccctgacattctctctgactccttctccctctgtgtctctctccgtctccctccgtctctgtctctgtctcgGTCCGTCTCTTTTCGTCTCcgtctctgtctctctcctgttctccatctcctcccgcccaaggggctggtgccatcttttatatcatacattacatattaaatgtttatagtttttccccaatgcctatcacctattgaacagtgactttctactctaaaccaatctgtgagtgccaacatcaccaagaacatggaggataggaaggagaaagaaggaggacagggcacacccaaatctctccatcttagaacttctgacccccatgtacaaaactcagacccctctgtacaaagcctaaaacccccctgtacagcactcaaaaatccttcctttcactttgtgattacttctattataatagctaaacttttgtgatttcttgttcttcctgcaaagttggtaaattgttccatggatcaaattcaaaaccacaggggtttccggctgcatgccagggtctcaaatgcttctgacctggatccggaacatccaagagtgtctgagggacaccttgggttccgacaggGGAAGATGGACTAACAAAGATtctaccaagaaaaaaaaagcaaaatactttgCATTTGCCTTGGTTGAAGATACAGCCCTGTTGAAGGGATCTATGCCTCTTTCCcccaggaaagaaagaaaggggaggaaaaggatCTCTGCTATGGGGAGACAAAACTGAGGGGCATAAGGTAGAGCTCTTGGCCATGTGAGCCATATTTGCCAGAGAAAATGCATACAGGGGCTGCTGTACTCCCTCTCCATCCTGTACCACACCTGCCTCAGCCTCAGAGCAGTTCTGGGCAAGGTGACAATGGTGCACACCCTCATGCAGTGCATGTGCTGGGTCCATCTCTGGGGCAGCTGACTTTGAGGTTCACCTACAGCCTCCTACATCTCCTTCACAAAGAGATGGTCAGGGAGCTGACTCCCTTTGGTGGAACATTAGTATATTCAGTGTTATCAAAACATTTGGATTTCAACAATACTGTCTTTTAACAGCTGCACTAGACAATTTTCTTTATTGAACTTGGAGAGGCTTAAACCAGAAGTGATTCAGTGACTGAAGGGATGAAAGCAGCACAACAATGCATCAACATCCATCCCCAGAGATCTGCTTCTCTAACACAGTCAAATTAAATATGCTGATGGGGCAGAGCTCTAAGATGTACAATAATCATTGTGAAAGTGTCTTTTGTCTCCCAGAGGTGAAAATCTGTTTGAGTGTGCCCCTCTTTTGCTTTAATCTGTATCATTTGAGATTGTTTCTTCATACAcaagaaatttaatttacattattaaaaacaattcaGGGGCTATGTGTTAATTTTAGGTATTGAATGCATGTAGCACACAAAATTATTCTAGCTATTCTTGTGCATATAACATATTCAGTTTGGATATTTCAAGTTGTGAAAATTTAAACTGCAGATAGtcagaaataaagagaattaataaataatagtGTGTAATCCAAAAGACCTGATTCCTGGCAGGAGTCTTTAGGGTATAATGTGAAATGAATTGGAGAGCAGACAGTGCTCTAGTGCTTAAAAAAGTGCCAGACAGATGTCTGTCTTGGTCCTGGAGCACACTGCAGAACAAGAGAAAGGTGTTATCAAAGCCTGTCTGTAAAGCAGTGTTCAGGATCATCGTTTTGATGCTGTACATGCCGTGCTGTAACTGGGCAGCAGAAGGATGTTGTTAGCAGGAATAAAACACAAGCCAGGATTCCAGttggtttggttattttttctgaaatttctgccAGTAAGAGCAGTCAAAATTCAGCACTTGtccttcctttattttattattattgtagtTGTTACTAAACTCTTCcacttttatttgcttttttatagGGTCTTTTCTCAGCATGCAGTCCCTTTAGATTTGGGCGTGATCACCAACTACACTGGACATTTGTCTTCTATTTCCATATCTTCTTCCTGCCTGtaagtattttattctttctccttgctcatttttcttttacttttaaagATCAGATTTAACTCATGGGTTCTGGGTCTGATCCCAGGTCACGATGTCTTTGATTTACATTAATATAAATGACTCTATTATCCGCAGATCCATGGGAAATGTAAATTAGAGAATCATTGGAGCCTATCTGAATTAATCTAAGTATCCTTATGGCTCAGAGGGTTTCCTTTTTGCAGGCCCAcacaaacccccaaacaaaatATAACTTGATTTTAACCTGCAACCAAGACATCTGGGCACTTGTCTTCTTagattttcaaatatataaatttaaataatgttaaatcataataaaaaattgaaattagatTATTAAAAAAGTTTCATAGGGAAACTTTGTTCGTGGCAGGAAATagttcttcttttccttttgtgctCTATTTTATTGAGTCAGTTGGCAATTGATTCTGTTTCCTAGGCAGGGTGGAAAAAGGATTCTCTGGTCCTGGAAGGTCcatctgtaaagaaaaaaagaagcatccTACTTACTTGTGGTCTTTAATTGCCAAAGGCATGTTAGCCTAGAAGAAGCATTAATGATCATATTCGTGTTAATCTCCAAGCTAGAACTCATTCTTTGCCTTTCCTACCTAAATTTTCAATGGAATAAAATGTTGCTCACATCTTATTTCCCTCACCTACTCAGTTTGCCCTTCTTCTGGTGAATGCCACCTTGTCCATCTCCTACTTACCACAGGATAAAAGGAAATATGTAAAAACTCAACTGAGCCTGCCTGCAGTATCTGCCAAGTTGGCTTACCCCTGGAGTAAGAGTGGTTGTCCTCACCTGTGAAAGGTATTTATACCAAGGACATGAATGAAGAAACAATGCACAGCTGGAAGAATATTGCTAAATAGTGGCTCTGGCTGAAAAGCCGGGATGTGCAAATGACACCATGTATCTAGGAGAGCCTTTCCTTTTGTGTCAGTGCTCATAACTGAAGACTAGAGTGGCAGAATAAGGTTTTGCTCTCTTGTACATCTAAAACTAGCAGAGTGTGGAGGTAGACTCTGTGCCTTCTTGGACCAGTGAATTGTTTTACTGAAATATGTGAACTTTCTAGGCAGATTGTCCATCAGAGCAGCAAGGCTGTGTAAAATGGAGCAATAACAGCAGGAAAACTCAGCCATAGTCAAAAAGGCAGAGTATGATCTGGGGCTTTCAGCAGTGAGGCTGGACTGGAGGACTCAGGGAGCCTCCTCAAGTCacacagccctgtcctggcattgcagaggtgCCTCTGACAAAGTAATCCAGATCCAGCTACACCATGAAACCTGAGTCTCCCTGCAGACAGGTGCCAGTTCTTCTGTCCTAGGAGTTTCAAGAGTGGTTAATTGGAAAGCCACCTCCTGTCAGACAGACTTCTCCTGCAGTCATTCAGGAACAATACTTGCAATTCATTCTTTGCCTTAAACCAAATCAACTTTCCAAAAACagatgagggaaaggcagggacCACTACAGAATATGAAAACTTTGCCTCCATGGTTCATTTCCTGGGTCAGTTTACAGCCTCAGAAAGAACAGGTTTATTGCAGTTTACCAGCTTTGCCATTATACTTTGAAGTCAGTTGCAAAATTCCCAATCATTTCTGGGACTAGGTTTGGGCTAAATGTCATGATGTTGTTGTATCTagttttcagaaatgcaaaaaaatcccaattacCTAACGAGAAGGTGAAGCTGCCATCTGACTCTCTGGGAGTTATTTCTTCAGGAGGATCAGGGTAAGACAGACAAACAGTTCATAGCACTTACCTTCTTAtctcagcagaagcaggaacCTGAGCTGAAGTGGTAGCTGTGATGCACTGGATCAGACTACTCATGGCTTCATTTGGAATTGGACTTTACAGTGTCTCAAATCTCACTACAAAATATTCATTTAGAAAAAGCCTGGGTGATGTTGTAAGACCTATAAAAGCTCTGATTTAGCAATACACTCACATCTCTGCTTAACTGAGGTTCTGATTAGTCCTATTTAGTACTATACATTTTCCACTAACTTCAAAAATAGTCCCCAGAAATGCCAGAGTTATTCCTTGTATCAGGGTCAAGTGCTAGTAGTAAAAGCAGAATGTAGTAGatttaaaatttgttaaaaatttAAAGGCTTTCAACTTCTGCCATGTTAAAGAATTCATGTGACTTAATTCCTTAAGTTATTATAGAGCAATTCAATTAATAATGGATCTAATTTTCATTATGACATGTAATTAAGAATAAACATCTTCTGTATCAAAGCCTATCTTTTAAAAAGGATAAATTAGTTATAACACACTTAACTATTTCCAGAACATGAAATGAACGCATATTGTTCCATTAGTTAATTTTATATCACCAAATTAAAGACAGTTCAAAAGGAGTATAATCTCATAAGGATCTCTCTCTGTTCAGTCTGTTGTGACTTATTTCAGGAGGTACAACAAATAGAGTTTCCTATGGGGCTAAATACAATTAGGGTGATAAAATGGTTTTAGTTTAGTATATTTGATGCATCACTATGAGTTATATACCACAAGGgtaagaatatttttatctgGTATTTGCAGATGCAATTTTGTGCTCTTGCATATCTTGCAGGCTGTTGGGATGCCTGATTAAGACCACCAAAAGCTCCACTATAAAACAGCAGacacaataaataaaaagtaaaacaacatCTGGGATGTAACCTTTTGTCCATAGCCCTTAGATAGTCCTCTCATGCTTGCTGGACTGGCAGGGCTGCCCATTCCTTAGGACTTTGCTTGTAGGTGTCAGAAGCTGAAACATGCCTGCCATTGAGATCTCCATGGCAGAATTACAGCAAGATACATTTTGATATTTGAAACCATTCAAAACATTTCATAAATACACAGCAAGAAAGCAAGTCTGGCAGATTTTCTAATTCTGGGTACCTCTGGCAAGACACTATGGAGTAAATAATGGATTCATCATCGACTATGATGTGGAGTGGCTTTGCTCATCAAGGTTGAGGAGCTGAAGTCTTGAGAGGGAGTTTCATTACTTGACTAGATTTTTTATCACAAGATAAATTAGATTCCAGTACCTGTATCCCATACAAAGTACATTTTTGATTGTGCTGTTCTGCAATTAAACAACTCATGGTTGGGAAGAGTCAATCCATTAGGATTCAGTAGGATTTCTTCTAATCCCTGCACTTTGGAAAATTGAGATACAAAGATAATTGCtagttaattttttaagaattgCATCTTCGAGCTAAGAAATGTAACTCTTAAGACCTAAATTATATCAGGTGCACATTATCTGCTAGTAAATtaaccttgcttttttttttttttttttttccttgcagttcTGAaggataaaatattaaattgtcCTGGGCTTGAGCAGTAAAGGATAAATTCATTCACTGGCTGACTTGTCATCTCACCGTTGTGATGGAAAAATGTTCACTTAAAATAAACCCTTTTTATGCCACTAAAACTGCCTTCGAATACAAGATCTgttgtgatttttaaaacacaaacccaaTAATGTCAGAACCTGATGCTTCATCTGGATTTGTGGGCAACATGGAAAATGGAACTTTTCTGGAACTGTATCCCACATCCCTTTCAACTTCAGTGGATTCATCGCCTGGCCGTTTATCCAACGTCTATGTCTATGTTTCTATATTCCTTAGTCTCTtagcttttctccttttgctacTGATCATTGCACTTCAGAGGctgaaaaacataatttcttccAGTTCCTCCTACCCTGAATACAATAGTGATGCTGGAAGTTCGTTCACTAATTTAGAGGTTTGCAGTATTTCTTCCCAGCGCTCTGCTCTCTCAAACCTGTCTtcatgaaaacaaatgaaaggaaACACATGGGGAATGGAAGAGCTTTGTCTAGTTTTTCGGGGAAGTAGTGCATGTAACATTTGCCTTAGAAGACTATTATCAAGaggtgtttttaaaagtttcctttttttttcccctttccttttctagtTCGCATTTCCCCTTCaactaattttcattttgaacaATGGATAATGAATGATACCTGATCATCATTTCTTGCCTGTAATAGTGATGCTGTCTCTTTCTCACACATAGATGGTGTTCATTAGGAGTATTCCTGCCAAATTGTAACACAGTTCTAACTGGATGTGtcatttttctgctgtaattGTGACCCCTTCCCTAGTCTTGTGTCAGCAATATGCtgactatttttcttttccttttttcattatatAAGGACTTCTGGATGAAATCCCTATTGCAAAAGTACAAAAAATCTgcttaaattataaatattggGACAATTTAAAGTTGTTGatattgtttcctttttttctttttagttttcacatctttttcagtgtttattgATGTTTATAAAATACGACTAATTCTTGAAGAatgttgcttttgtttatttgtacTCCCAACTTGTTCTGTATAAAGTCTGTATTTTAGTTTTTGAGTCTCTTTGGTTAACTTAGTAAAGCAACTACAATAACGATGCCTACGGTTGAATGTGTGGAGGTATTTTTGGACCCCACTAATGCATCTCATTATCTCATTTGCCTAATGACATGTTCCTCCAGGGGGCAGCTTTTGCTGCTGAATCATAAATACCACACAACTCCTTTTCATTCTTCACAGATACTGCAGCTTATTCTTACTGGATAACCAGGACAAACTAGTGGTTTCTTGTAAAAGATCTGCATTAACAAATACAGGTAGCAAGTGAAGAGCTCCTAAACTGTCTTTTAGGCATATGATGTTTGTACTCACgtcagcagggccagcagggacagaaatTGCTTGTACTGGTGAGGACTTTCTGGGCCAGCCTTTGTCCTCTGATTGCAGAAGTGTGCAGTGGGTGGAGAGGGGCACACAGGGATCTGCACAATGGCCAGGAAGACCTGAGCTCTGACCTGCAGGAAGTGCAAGGTGTACCTGCAGAGGGTAGGAAAGGATGGGCAGGATAAATGGCAGTGGCTCTACCACTTTTCCCCATCAGCATAAGGGCAGGCCAGTGAGAGGGGAAGAGAAATGGATTCACAATCTCACTCCTCTTTGCCATGCCATTTTCTGGGTTATCATTTCCCCTGCTCAAAGTGTAACATGTCACTCCATTTCTGCAGTAAAATAACGAGCAGCTTTGTGAAGTGGATCCTGTGGTCAGCTGGGCTTTAAATCAAGCCGAACATTCAAATTAGTGATTTGAAGTGCCAAGTGTGACCTATTAGAACTGCAACCCCAGACTGGTGCAATGCCTTGTTGTCCTTACTGCACTGTGTgagcacagctccatcctgccacCCAGCCCATGCAAATTTTGTGCTCGTGGCTGGATCTAAGTCACTGGAGAGACCTAAGAAAGGTATGGCATTGTCACTGCATTTTCTGTAACTGACATAACACAGGTGTAACTCTGGGAGATGGGATTatctcagcaggagcagctgctctcccctcaCATGGCACCACTGCCCAGCAGGCCAAGGGGTTAGGGAACACTTCCCAAACATATCTATACCTCTTGCCAAGCTGTCCATGCATTTGTAAACAAGACAGACTCTGCCATTAACTACACAGGcttcaaaatacaaatttgaaGAGTCTGGTGTAAATATAATCATTAgaaatgcagctgctgttgcCAAACAATACAGATGATGCTGGAGTTGGtgtttttagattttaaaagtgGACATGCAGTATGGTAAGTGGTAATGACTTATGGTGGTGATTAGTTCTTTACAGAGTCCAAAGAACTTGCTGACTAATAGGGAATGTAAGCCTGCAGACTCCCTGAGCCAAACTGGTTTGATGGATATATTTACAGCTTGGAATATTCTATTCATATAGACAAAAGTTTCTTGTATGTCACTTTTCACTGTATTTGACAATTGGCCTTGGAAAAAGAGGTAGTTGTTTAAAAGAGATCAGGaaacattattttccttctgaaagctCTTTGAAATCCCAACCCTGTTACAGAATATATTTGTATGTAGACTGGTAGATAGAAATAAACAAACTGTAAATCAAGACAGACCAACTGTTTGACTATCTTCCCTTACTGACAAAATTGTAAATTTGTTGCTTCCTTTGCTGCAAATGGAGGAATTTAATCAAAACCAGAGATGAGACCACAGGTCGAGATGGGTGTTTGTTCCCAGCAGTGTGTTTATACTTGCAGATATAGGcacatttaatattaaaatacaaactgtTGAAACCCCATCAGCTGTGTTCAGTGAGCTGTTGTCAAACTTCACCAGAACAGAAAGTATTTTTCCAACTGCAGAAAATAGCAGAGATAACTGAAACCACACATTTGATTTTGCTTTGTAGTTTACTAGATGCTATTACTTTTTTCCCACTCTGCAGTGACATACAGGATTGTATAGTCATCATGATTTCAGCTGAGTTGCATCTGTTCTCTTCAGGACAGATTTAAATAGAAACAAGTAGGTTCCAACAAAATAGCATCAGGAGAAGCCACGGGAGAAAAGCACAATGGCATTTTTGACAATTGCTAAGTGCCagttcttcaagaaaaaaagaaaagaggaagaagaaaagaaatccacCTAAGAATCTGAACCTAAGTTAACCTGAGAACACTAGAACAGACTTCCTAGAGAGGTGGTGGATACCCCAAACTTGTCAGTGTTTAAAAAGCACTTGGACAATGCCGTTATCAACATGCTTTAGCTTTTGGTCACCCCAGAGTGGTCAGAGAGTTAGACTAGATGATCACTGTAGATATCTTCCAGCTGCAAATATTCTACTATTCTATTCCAACTAGATACAGGGATATTTtttgctgtgtccagttctgggttcCCAGTAGAAGAGAGAGAGATGTGGAGATACTGCACTGAGCCCAGCTCAAGGCTGCTGagatgattaagggactggagcatctcccacatgaggagaggctgagagagctgggactgtttaGCCTATAGAAGGCTCTGAAGGATCTCATCAATGTATAAAAATACCTtatgggaagaaggaagagggagCCAAGGCCTTCCCAGTGGTGCCcacaacaggacaagaggccaAACTGAAATACATGAAATTCCACATGAAAATAGATTATTGAGGGGGTAgtcaaacactggcacaggttgtccagagaggctgcagcactTCCACGTGTTGACCTGCTTGCAGCTGACCTTGCTTTGGGCAAGAAGACTGGATCCAGCAATCCTCAGGCAGCTCCCTTCATGTCAGTGCAAAAACTGAGAGGCTTCTGGCTCGCTGCCTCCTCCTGATGTGTTTTCTCATCCCTGGAGCTGAGTAAGCAGTATCTTTACTGGGAGGTAATTAGTTCAATAATTTGTTgctgaagagctgctcatctcctcctcctccctgcagtcACATACTTTTCCAGCTTCTTCACTGC harbors:
- the SERTM1 gene encoding serine-rich and transmembrane domain-containing protein 1; the encoded protein is MSEPDASSGFVGNMENGTFLELYPTSLSTSVDSSPGRLSNVYVYVSIFLSLLAFLLLLLIIALQRLKNIISSSSSYPEYNSDAGSSFTNLEVCSISSQRSALSNLSS